Proteins encoded in a region of the Dorea longicatena genome:
- a CDS encoding LysR family transcriptional regulator produces the protein MDINYELYKVFYYVASTLSFSEASKQLFISQSAVSQSIKALEKKLDQTLFIRSTKKVRLTTEGEILLRHIEPAISLIKRGESQLLDVGVRGGQLHIGASDTICRYFLVPYLERFHREFPGAHIKVTNATSIRCVELLETGQVDLIVVNSPNSYLGNVPNVKKIKDFQDVFIANEAFKELKGKKVSFKELLDYPILMLDRKSTTSEYLHNLFLQNQLDLVPEIELSSNDLLIDLARIGLGIAFIPDFCLSQTADSDSLFIVETKESLPERELVIAHNEKVPVSKAAQEFLSYF, from the coding sequence ATGGATATTAACTATGAGTTATATAAAGTATTTTACTATGTAGCTTCCACCTTAAGCTTTTCGGAGGCTTCCAAGCAGTTGTTTATCTCGCAGTCGGCTGTCAGCCAGTCGATCAAGGCATTGGAGAAAAAGCTGGATCAAACCTTATTCATCCGAAGTACCAAGAAAGTACGTCTTACTACCGAAGGAGAGATTCTTCTGCGCCATATCGAACCGGCGATCAGCCTGATCAAGCGTGGGGAAAGCCAGCTTCTCGATGTCGGCGTACGCGGAGGACAGCTTCACATCGGAGCCAGTGATACGATCTGCCGTTATTTCCTGGTGCCTTATCTGGAACGCTTCCACCGGGAATTTCCGGGAGCGCATATCAAGGTTACGAATGCGACATCGATCCGCTGCGTAGAACTCCTGGAGACCGGGCAGGTGGATCTGATCGTTGTCAATTCACCGAATTCCTATCTCGGAAATGTTCCGAATGTGAAAAAGATCAAAGATTTCCAGGATGTGTTCATTGCCAATGAAGCATTTAAAGAATTAAAAGGAAAGAAGGTTTCTTTCAAAGAACTTCTGGACTACCCGATCCTTATGCTGGACAGAAAGAGTACAACCAGCGAATATCTGCACAACCTGTTCCTTCAGAATCAGCTGGATCTGGTTCCGGAGATCGAACTCAGCAGTAATGACCTTCTGATCGACCTTGCCCGCATCGGACTTGGAATCGCATTTATTCCGGATTTCTGTCTTTCCCAGACAGCCGATTCGGATTCTCTGTTCATTGTTGAGACGAAGGAATCGCTTCCGGAACGCGAACTTGTCATTGCGCATAACGAGAAGGTTCCGGTATCCAAAGCCGCACAGGAGTTTTTATCTTATTTTTAA